DNA from Triticum aestivum cultivar Chinese Spring chromosome 7D, IWGSC CS RefSeq v2.1, whole genome shotgun sequence:
CTTTGTTTATAATACCATATCATgctatgttctaaatattttacttTCCACTAGAAATGTTAACTACACGTTGGAATACCATATCATTTTTACTTGTGAATTATGGTCATTTGAATATTGCTCATATTTTCCAGTAAACTACAAATGAATTCACGGGAGGGGAAAATAGTGTTTGGTTAATTACACATCAGGAGTCCAAGGCGGGGAAAGAGACAATGTGCAACAGAGACGAGATAACTAATATTTACAACTGATTACACAGCCAATGAAATCAAAATTGACATTATCACACTCGAAAGAATATGGAACTGGACTACGGTGGCAGCAGGGGACCTTAGAAGCTACGAGTACTCGTGCCTCGTAGCCATACATCATATGAACTCAGGGTTGCACCCAATCTTTGCAGGAAATATAGTAAGACAACACTAAGGAAAGAGGTAACGGCGAAGGAGTTCTTCTGGGGCAGTCAAAATGAAAATAGTTTGTATTTCACTTGTACGCTTACCTACAGAAACAGCATAAAATGTGAAATATTAGTACTGTGGTGCAGAGGATGATTCACAGCAGAACAGCACAGCTGAAGAAGACTAGGTTATTAACTTATTACCATTATGGTCAGCATGGCTTTCTCCTGTCAACTTTGAAAGGGATGTTTAGCCATCTCTTCCTTGGGAACCGCTCTTTGGTTTTCTTTTCACTCGAGTCGTCATCTTCACTTCCGCAGCCCTCCATGTGCTGATCCTTcactttcttttctttcctctggTTTTTTTCTTCATCAAATTTGAAAGAAGGTGATGATTTAGATTTATTCCTGCTCGAAGTCCGTTTTAGAGGTGGATTGTTGGTATAGGATGCATGGATTACATTCCTTTCATTAAGAAGCTCGTCAATCTACAGAAGGCCACGAATACCCAGATCAGACcatcataaggagcaaaatgagctAAAGCATCAGAACCAAACATACCGTTTGCATTTCTTGTGTGTATTTGCTAGTCATTTCTGTGAACTTTGCCAAGACCTGCAAATCGTGTTGTTTAAGAATGTAACCCTGCCATGCTGATGTGCAAAGAAAGAACCTGATAGAAAATAAATGTAAAGAACAGTGAGCACATACTTCACGGTACTCTGTCTCGAATTTAGACAGCTCAGCTCTTTTTGTGAGTATCTTTGCCTCAACACTCTGTAGCTTCTCCTTTTCAGTAGGGAAAGATTCAGCGCAAACAATCTCTATAGTATATGTTGCACTTTTGAAGAAATTGTCACCTGAATTAGGAATCGAGTTTAGGATGTCCCACACTGCCTAAGTTAATTAACACCACAGCAATCAATAAACGACATTACCATAGACGGCAAAAAAGTGGGTTCCTGGTTTCAGTTCATTAATGTCACATGGTTGGAAACTATCCAACCTTTTAAAGAATGCACTATCAGGATCCTTCGCAGCTGGTGCCTGAAAGTAACCGGAGCTTAGAAAGGTGGAAAATACCATCGAATCACTTGGATAACCCAAAGAGAAGAACTTTTGTAAACTCACTGAGTTATTTTGCTCAAAACGATACACAGGGAACCCAAGAAAGTACATTCCTGCAGAAGAAACTTTGCTGGCCTTTACACTATCTTCCTGCAGCAAGCTGCATGTTAGTGAAACATACTCAAGCAGCAACACATCACAAATCTAAACACAACAGTTGTTCTAGTACATTTGATAAACGGAAGCTCATCCAAGCAAATATTTGCTACTTTCATGGCATTGCAGTTTAAGAATAAATCTACCATACAAAAAAATACAGATCCTCTAACTTGTTCATGTCaagtttagtactccctctgttcagaaatataagatgttccaacttttttgtgaatcagatgtatatagacacgttttcaatgtgtttgttcactcatttcagtccgtatgtagtccatattgaaatatctaaaacatcttatatttatgaacgaaAGGAGTAATACTGTAATACCACAGGTGATGTGCTATTTCATATTGTCATactttaaataataataataataaattattaAGACAAATAGTTCACAAATTATATTGCTCAGAGtagtatatactccctctgtaaagaaatataagagcgtttagatcactaaagtagtaataGTGAGTaattacagagggagtaatagtgATGCACTGATGCTTGACTCCTCCAGCCGATTTAAATTATTTAAGTTATATATGAATAAGCATTTCTTTTAGTATCAATGGGAAAAAGGAGTGAAATAAGTTTGGTATATGTACCTGAAGTGCAAGGCTCAACCCACCATTTTCTTCGAGCTCAAAATAAAGCAGCTGCAATTAAAGAAAAAAAACAGAGTCATGTTCTATAAAGGCCCAAGTAAAGGAAAACATTGTGAAATTTGGAGCGCTTCAAATATCCATTGAATAGAACATGCACTAAATGCTTAAACTATGACAGACATAGCACAATAAAAAAACTCATCTCATAAAAAAATTGTACAGCCTCAGAAAAACAGGTGTATACAAAAAAATAGTTACACCAGGGAATAATATTAGGGTTTTGTCAAATATATTCCTAGAACTGTTTCCTTCACTGGCTACtttgtactccctttgtaaagaaatatatcaCAGTtctgaccactttgggtctatagtacagAGGAAGTAGATGTACATCACAAAAAGGGCAGCCCAGTGCAcgtcccgcttgcgcagggtccggggaagggtctgaccactttgggtctatagtacgaaGCCATTCCaaacatttctgcaagaggctgtttccaggactcgaacccgtgacctcatgtaCATCACAGTTCCAATAAAATTATGGCTTTGGCAGAAAAGGGCTACCATATAGTGACAAGTTTATGGGTTAAACATTGCCCTAATATAACTCGTATCACAGCATAGACAATAATTGTCACTATCACATCATGGTTAGTTAATGCTAGATACCATCAGAATGGGGAT
Protein-coding regions in this window:
- the LOC123165129 gene encoding chaperone protein dnaJ 16 — encoded protein: MAGSRFGSFKSDKGDSAAAAAAPPQRKDPYEVLGVARTATDQEIKSAFRRMALKYHPDKNADDPVASDKFQEVTFSYSILSDPHKRRQYDTSGFEAIETDSQELELDLSSLNTVNTMFAAIFSKLGVPIKTTVSATVLEEALNGSIVVSQLQLGNPVRKKVEKQTAHFYSVDITEQEAKKGLVCRVHSTEKSKFKLLYFELEENGGLSLALQEDSVKASKVSSAGMYFLGFPVYRFEQNNSAPAAKDPDSAFFKRLDSFQPCDINELKPGTHFFAVYGDNFFKSATYTIEIVCAESFPTEKEKLQSVEAKILTKRAELSKFETEYREVLAKFTEMTSKYTQEMQTIDELLNERNVIHASYTNNPPLKRTSSRNKSKSSPSFKFDEEKNQRKEKKVKDQHMEGCGSEDDDSSEKKTKERFPRKRWLNIPFKVDRRKPC